In Arthrobacter sp. CJ23, the genomic window GGCGGAATCCTGTCCGTGAAGTCGAGCAGGGCCAGGCGGGGGTGGTCGCTGAATTCGTCCTCGCCGATGACGCCGATGCCGAGCCCGGCCATGACGGCTGCCTGGACGGCCTCGCGGCTGTCCGTTTCGAGGACCTCCTCCGGCTGCAGCCCTGCCTGGCTGAGTGCCTGCTCGATGCTTCTCCGGGTCACTGAACCCACTTCCCGGATGATGAGCGGCTGGGTCACCAGGTCCCGGAGGCTGATGGTCTTCGATGCCGCCAGCGGATTGTCATTGCGCACGAAGGCCACCAGGTCCTGCGTTGACAGTGTCCTGGCTGTCAGCTCCGGGTGAGGCGTTTCGTCGGCGATGATTCCCACGTCAACGGTGCCGGAGAGCACGCGCTGCCGGATGCCGGCGGAGTTCCCGCTGACCAGCTGGACGGCGACGCCGGGGTGGAGCCGGCGGAACGCGCTCAGCACCCCGACGGCGTTGATCGGCGCATCCGTCCCGAAGCGGAGCTCTCCGCTCATGGCATGCTGAGCACGGGCCAGGATGCCCTCCGCTTCCTTCTCTGCGGCGAAGATCCGCGCCGTGACAGTGAAGAGGCTGCGCCCCAACGGCGTGAGTTCCACGGAGCGGCCCACCCGCTGGAGGAGCCGTGCCGTGTGCCGCCGCTCAAGCAAGCGGACCTGTTCCGAGAGCGTGGGCTGGCTGACGCCCGCCGCC contains:
- a CDS encoding LysR substrate-binding domain-containing protein, translated to MPMNMTHLRAFHLVANYGSFVAAARAAGVSQPTLSEQVRLLERRHTARLLQRVGRSVELTPLGRSLFTVTARIFAAEKEAEGILARAQHAMSGELRFGTDAPINAVGVLSAFRRLHPGVAVQLVSGNSAGIRQRVLSGTVDVGIIADETPHPELTARTLSTQDLVAFVRNDNPLAASKTISLRDLVTQPLIIREVGSVTRRSIEQALSQAGLQPEEVLETDSREAVQAAVMAGLGIGVIGEDEFSDHPRLALLDFTDRIPPITEYLIYRTENRGSHVIQAVLECVG